The Pyrus communis chromosome 5, drPyrComm1.1, whole genome shotgun sequence region AAGAGTCATTGCCAAACGAATCAAAGAATTTGCATGCAGTGCGGTTATGGAAGTTGTACGATGAGTATTCTTACAGTTGAAGCATCATATTTGACAGTTGTATACTTGTCAGTTAAGGGATTCCATTCCTGGACGTCCATGCCATTCACAATTCCTTGAATTCCAGTTTTCCGAATAATGTTATCCAATTCGACTCCTTTCTCAACTGAAGAAACAAGTTCTTCAGCGTAGTATGGGCTAACAGTCAAGACCTTGTCTGATTCCAAGATTCCGGCTTTCATCCAGTTAATTTTCCTCCCCTTCACGGGTTTGTCATACCTGTGGAATTGAACCAATCATACTCAACCTTCAGTCAGATAACGCTCTGCGGTCTACGCTATTTAAAAATTGCGAAGAAACTTACCCATCAACGAAATCAAACGAGCTCTTGAATTCATTGGGCAGATTGAGGAGTGCGAAGTCCGCGAAAGCAAATCTGCCTTGGTAAGCAATGTTGTGAATGCAAAAGGCTACTTTGGCGGTCTTGTATACGCCTTTAGGTTTGTATATGGCTTTCAGGTAGCACGGAAGCAGGGCAGTATGCCAATCGTTGGCAACGAAAACAACTTCTTCCCCTGCACACAGAAATGTCGTACTACCAATTAACGCGTAAAAGATTTAGTAAAGGTGGTGTAGGTTAAAAGAATTGGAGATGAGTTTTGCCTACCATATGGTCCAGAAAAATATTTGCTGCTGTTTAAATTCAGCACTCTTGGTGCTACTAGAGCTGCCTAAAATATACAATCAGAAGATGCACAAATTAACATTTATACTAAACATTTGATAACAGATTGGCAATAACATGTGTTATTTACGCTAGTTAACGAAAATAGACAAATGAGGGTGGAGATTACTAACCTGGCATAGAAGGCTGAACCTAAGTTGGTTGTCCTTGAAATCGACTCCAGCAGTCGGACCATAAATTTTGGATGCAGTTTTCCCCCATACCTTAACAACCAATCACAAAAAGCAGATAAGAAATTGAGGTTTCTTCCTTGTCAtgctatttcaaaaacattggAAAGATCAGTGAAAATATATGACCAAACCTTCTCGAGAAACAGCGGGTGATCCACGAAAACACGATCAACTCCTCGTTTGTAGCAGTGAAAAAATCGAACTGTTTCGGTATTATCTCCCACTTTAAGCTACACAGATAGGAATAAATCATTTGAACAACcaaaaattcattcattgtccTATTTCAATGATGATCAAGGTTATATGTTGCACACACCTCAACTGTGACTTCGGTATCCCATGCATCTTTGTACTGATCATAACGTGGAGAAATCGTCATCACTCGATGCCCATTTGCCTGAAGAAGGATCAATTTAGTTACCAAAATTCATGTTCATAGGTCAAAACAAGAAATCGTTACTGAAATATACGCAAACATAACCggttacaaacttttaatcaaaaacaaaactcgCTGGACACTACGCTGACAATAAATGGGAACTAAACCATTGCTTGTATAAAGTTCATTGTCTGTTTAGTATCGTCCGCTTCTATTTGTGCGGATTAACTACAAATCAAGAGAGGAAGCAAAGCTTACAGCCATAGCCGGTGGGAGGCCTCCAAGAACATCACCGAGTCCACCAGTTTTACTCCATGGACCAACCTCAGTTCCCAGAAACACTAAATTCATCCCACTTCCACAAACAATGACTCCTGAAGTCTTCCTAGTGCTgttgacggttttgcccctcgTTTGCCTTGCAACTGAGTTGGGCATGATTCTGACTCGGAGCTCGTCCGCCGAGTTCAAAGCTCTCAACCCATTGTGAGTCAGGGTCTGTTTTCCAAAACACATTTTCTTAAATCCGGTTTTCGGGTCTGATCCGGACGACACAGCGCCATAGCTGACATGGGAACTTGTGGAGGCAAAGCTTGAAGCAGAGATAGTTGCCATCAACTTTGTAATTCTATTATGTTCTGCAAAACAGTAAAACACAAAAGATTATCAAATCGTAATAAGATCAACTCGGGATTGCTTCTGAAACggctaaaagtgctttttgacAATCGAAAGTGATTCTACCTATGTTTGGCAGTCAAACCTTAAAGCGTTTCTGGATCGTAGAAGAACCTACTTCCTACGGAAGCAGTTGAGCTCCTCACAGCAAGCTGCCGATGGATGCTTCTTTCTTGTGCGGTGAAGGCTGCAGTGCAAATAGCTGTGGTTTTAAGCAGTGAAGCAGGAGGGTGAAACTGTAATTTCGAGTTTGCAGAAGGCGActaaaaggtgtttggtggagGGGTTTGCAGTGCCAAGAACCTCAAGATTCATTAGCGGTGTGTGTAATCCGCAGCAGAATATGCCCAAACAAATTCTCATGTGCAAATTGCTCTCTCATAGTCACCTTGGGGTCTTTTGGACTAATGTCCAAGAACAAGAGGAGGAAAGAGCTTCCTGTAGTCTTGTCTCGTATCCCAGATTCTCAATCCTAGGCTGCCTACCCTACCTTGAGACTTCTAGTATGTCTTAGGATGATAATTTTAACCGCTAAACCGGATAATCGTGGATAATCGTCAGAATGAATTagatttggatatgaaaatttggataaaatttgGATATGGAGAAAAATGGTGAATATTATTCGATTAtgattttggatatggttataaagGTCTCCAATCCATATCCGTCCCCGAATTCGAAccgaataatatataatataattattcataatattaaagtattgaaatatatatataaatacacacacgtATGTATATTCATTATTCGCCAAATCCCTTACTTTGAGTGCAAATACAAAAATTGCATTAtgtgagttgcattttgtgAGAAAGTTCATAAGTTTTaatatgaatcaaaatctatgaTAATTCAATGGTACTTATTGAAAATATCAAAGATCAGTCaacattatcaatgtttaaaaggaaaactaatgaaaaaatggtatgaaaactttgaattttaacgataaagacaaaataaaggataaagtgaatagtaccaggtttgactttttagtgtaaaaatgtgatttttcgttaaagtgaacagtactgcgggctttcgttaaaactcccatgtttaaattaatatttactaaattatcatGCGTTAAATcgaacaaatatattttttgtattgataAAGATAGATATAACCGTGAACCAATGAGAACCCGTTATCCAGTGGGTATAGTTATGGATAATACGCGATGGTTAATTTacggttttggatatggttaattttcgtaATTATAGAGATAGATATAGCATTTTCGTCCTCAAATCGAATCGTTGTCATACCTAAGACCTCTAGTCAACAACCAGGAGGATCCTCGCCAAATGCTGATTCTACACCTTGAAGCAAGCAACTTTGTGAAGAAAATTAAGTATAAGCAAGGTTTTTTTGGAACAGCTTGTTATGTTTAGAGAATAACTAGCTAATTTATTTAGCTAACAAAATGTGACAAGAGAAAGAGACTCTAAATAATATTCACAATCACAAATCATTCAAATTACTAATATCTTTGTTGaattaaaattcatttttatatgtgaccttagagcagttccaccagAGGTGGAATAGCCCAGCACCCAGTCAAAAAACCAGGCTGGCACCCTGTCCATTCACTCCAGCCCAGCAACTTGCCTAGCACCCAGCCCAAAATTGACTAACCAAGGAGCCGGCTTATTTGCCTGGCGCGTGTAGCTTACTCGCGAGTGGGCACAAGTAGGGGGCAAAGGTGCAGGCGGCGGGCCCCACTGTTAGCCCACTTGTGCTTCACCCGAAGGAGGCGACGTGGCCCTCTCAatgccgttggatttccaacggtaaaaaaatgtgaatttgacttttaaaatggaccgtccgatcacagatcaacggttcacgtttttttcaccaaaaataaaaataaaaaaaataaaaaaaaggcccaacggtcagaattatgatcgttggccacgtggcagcgtCTTAACTcttggatttgaatatttttcaaatccaacggtctagattaattaactatattaaaatttatgaaaaaatacaaaaaaaattttaaaaaagtttttttgtttttttctataaatacctaaccctcatcttccaccttacaccacatttcaatattttctacactttctaccaaagctttcatatactttttgtgtgaaaaaaaataccaaaaagctcatccttaattttttttttttgtccatataaaccatatatccctacatccatcttcatcgttttcaaatcttgagttttttttttgcaatgtcttcttcaaggagagtgcATAAACAATTTGTGGAGCAATAGAAAAGATTGTTGGCACAAcaagaagaataaagtgtatttgatgagtttatgtaattttatttgtgtgttttttttttagtttatttgatgagtttatgtaattttattttagtgtgttttttttttaagtttatttgatgagtatgtaattttattttaatgtgttttttttttaagtttatttgaaaatttatccGAAAtcggttaaaaatcttatccgaaaataaaattattattttttatttattctttttaaaaaaatataaaatattttaaatgggttgggtgccagcgctgtcacatcccggctcgagCGAGACCATTTCCTGGgcctgactccaccgtagcacgatattgtccgctttgggccccgaccacgccctcacggttttgtttctgggaactcacatgagaacttcccaatgggtcacccaacCTGGGAGTGCTTtcatgcgctactcgcttaatttcgagttccgatggaacccgaagccagtgagctcccaaaaggcctcgtgttaggtagagattggaatatacatataaggatcacttccctgggggatgtgggatgtcacaatccaccccccttaggggcccaacgtccttgtcggcacaccacggccagggttaggctcaaataccaaattgtcacatccccgcccgggcgggaccacttctcgggccagactccaccgtagcacgatattgtccgctttgggcccctaccacaccctcacggttttgtttctgggaactcacacgagatcttcccaatgggtcacccaacctgggaatgctctcgtgcgctactcacttaatttcggagttctgacagaattcacAAAAGTAGGATTAATCTTCTGGTGTTATATCTTAGTAATTGTCCTCCTTGACTGCAACTAGACGTTCTTATTGCTCTGAATGTGTATTTATACACTTAGACTTGCACTATCATCATTTCTTAGCTAGTTTTGCTAGTgattcagtttttatttatttgtaattctatttatcttcttagcttccgcactgtgcacatggttacgtcactcttacgtgacggccaacacgcccTCCTtaggacggggtgtgtcaagcACATTTTTAGACTGGATGCCAAtgcatttttttaggggtggagatgctttgacctattactgttcactggagtctattactgttcattcgAATGGATAAATGCGCTGGGTGCTGGTGCAAAGTTTTTAGAGGTGAAACTGCTCTTAAGTAACTCAAAATATTACAAAGTAAacgaaaataatttaaaatttaaatctcATTTGTTCATGACAActataacataaataaataataaaaaattaaaaaataaaaataaaaaaaaggaccaCAAGTCCCAACGCAACTCCTGTGGTCATCGTCAAATCTAGCTGCCTTTAAGCCAACCAAGACAACAACTGCGCATCGCTACCGAGTGACGCGTGCAGGCAACTCTCCACCTGCAACCGCAAGGCAGCTGCCGCGCCTTTTCGCAAACAGACGACATACCGTTTTACTTACTCTACTTCCCAATTTCATTAGAACAAACGACATGACGTGGGAAGGAAACAAACTCCCAGAGACTTACCAGTCATgacaaagaagaagatgacCAATACGACGTCGCAGTAGCAGCAGCAGCGGCTTGGGCTGTACCAGCATGACCAAGAAGCTCACTCGCTTCGAACCGCAACTCACCATGGAACTCGACCTTGACTCGTTCCTCAATTCGCACCTCTCCCTCTCCGAcgaagacgacgacgacgacgacctTAGCTCCGTCCCCCACCGCACGATCGACGAAATCCTCAACGACACCGATTCGTCCGCCTCATCGTCCCCGTCCTCCTCCTCTATCTACCGCCTCAATTCCGATCCCAAACCACCGGAACCGCCCAACGACGCCGTATCGGTCCCCGTCGTTAAGTCCGAGGATGAAAGGGCGGTCCGGCCGAGGTCCAATCTGTACAGTCGGGTCAAGTCCGGGGATTTATCGGAGGATCCGGCCGGGAGGGTTCCGAAGCCGTCTCCATGGTTGCTCGGAGGCATGAGAACGAATGCGAAGCCCGGGGCGGCCCTGGCTGCAGCGGCGGCGGCCTCGAGGTCGATGCCAACGCCGCACGCCGCGGCAATCAAGTCGAGGAGGAGCACCGTGAGCGGAGTTATCCAGAAGGTTCTTGAAAGTTCGGAACTGGATGAAAAATCCGAGGTGAGTTCCAATTCTACTGGTGATATGACTGCAATTGGTCCGGAAGTGCTTAGGACAAAATCAAACGAATTACAAGTGGATTTTGGGGGTGAATTGTTGAGAGAAGGCGGGGTTTTGGGGAGCGAAAGCAAGTTAGAGCAGACTTTTCGAGTTGATCAATCTCAAGTTGATGAGGCGAGTGCTGGGAATGCTgtggaagaagagaagaatgtAAGTAGTTTTGATGAGAATTTGACAAATTTAGACGCAAATGATGTTAAAGGTACGGAATTTAGTAAGAATGTTGAGGTCGTAGAGGAATGTAAACAAGAAATTCAAGACTTAGATGATAACAGTCCCCGTTCGAAAGAGAGTGATAGTGAGGataatgatggtggtggtggtggcaaggatgatggtggtggtaaGGAGTCTGAGGATAACAATGGCGATATTGGTAACGATAGCGATATTGGTGATGACGATGAATTGGGTTCAATCACTCAACTCGTGGAGGAGAGAATTGGGGAATTGGAGAACAGGAGGATTagtaaaaaatctgaaaagaagTTGCGCAAGCCACTTGAAATCGCTGAAGAGCTAGAGAAGAAGCAAGCTTCTAATGCTTTGCATTGGGAAGAGGGTGCCGCTGCTCAACCCATGAGGCTTGAGGGTGTTCGGAGAGGCTCCACCACATTAGGATACTTCAATGTCGATGCTAATAATCCCATTACTCGGACCCTTTCATCTCCGGCGTTAAGGCGTGATCATGGCTCACCGCAAGTCTTGGCAGTTCACAATAATTACATTGCAATAGGAATGGGAAGAGGGTCTATTCTTGTTATTCCTAGCAAGTACTCTGCTCATACTGCTGACAGCATGGATGCAAAGGTTAGCTTTCATTCCTTTACTTACTTTTAACTTCCAATGATATAGATATAGGGGAATTCGTGTTAACAAACTATGCTATATATGTACCAGATGCTAATTCTTGGGTTGCAAGGAGAACGGTCTTATGCTGCTGTAACTTCTATGTGCTTCAATCAGCAAGGGGACTTGCTCTTAGCTGGTTATGCTGATGGTCACATTACAGTTTGGGACGTGCAGAGGGCATCGGCTGCCAAAATAATTACTGGAGAACATACGGCTCCAGTTGTACATATGTTGTTTTTGGGGCAGGATTCTCAGGTTACACGTCAATTTAAGGCAGTTACCGGTGATAGTAAGGGTCTGGTATTATTACATTCTTCCTCGGTGGTTCCCCTGCTTAATAGGTTCTCGATTAAAACACaggtaaaaaaatttctttgttGGCATTATGTTTAAAAATGTTTGCTTCGTGGTTGATGTGTGATTCTGTGATCTTTTACAATGTAATTCTATCAAACTTGATGATCTTGTGTATGTTGATTGGAACAGTGCCTTCTTGATGGACAAAATACGGGCACAGTGCTGTCAGCTTCACCACTCCTGTTTGATGAATTCTTTGGAGGGGCTTCACTGTCTTCTCAGGGAAGTGGGGCAGTTTCAGGCAGCAGTATTGGTGGTATGATGGGGGGTGTGGTTGGTGGAGATGCAGGTTGGAAACTCTTCAATGAGGGATCTTCTTTGGTCGAAGAAGGTGTGGTCGTGTTTGTCACCCATCACACTGTTCTGGTGGTATGAAGCCCTCAGATGATAGCGTGAATTCCATGTACCTTTTGGTTTGGGGTTTGATGATTACCTATttataaaaaagttttttttttttttttttcagtgtgcTAAATGCCATGTGTCTTTGTTGTAGGTAAGACTAACTCCCACTTTGGAAGTGTATGCTCGACTTTCCAAACCAGATGGGGTTCGGGAGGGTTCTATGCCTTGTACTGCTTGGAAATGTACAATACAGTCACACTGTTCACCTGCTAGTAGCGGTAAGGATTGACTTTCTTTGTTAAGTTTCCTGTTGATGGTTTCCTAAGATGAGGTTCTTCATTTTTGGTAGAAAATATGCCTGCTGAAGTAGTTGAAAGAGTTTCGTTACTTGCACTTGCTTGGGATCGAAAAGTTCTGGTGGCAAAGTTGGTCAAATCAGAGCTGAAAGTATATGGGAAATGGTCTCTTGAAAGTGCAGCCATAGGTGTGGCTTGGCTAGATGATCAGGTATGCAcctgtttatttgttttctgtcatgctgaatttatgtttattcttttaaccaaataaatttatgtttttctgCCTATGAAGAGTTCTGTACATGGTTCAAGTTTACATTACTTAAGAATGAGCTTAATTTGAAGTTTTGTGGCTTCAGATGCTGGTGGTTCTCACGGTGACTGGACAACTTTGTTTGTTTGCAAAGGATGGAACTGTGATTcaccaaacaagtttttctgTTGATGGTTTTGGAGGGGATGATCTCATTGCTTATCATACACACTTCATTAATATATTTGGAAATCCTGAAAAAGCGTATCACAATTGTGTAGCTGTAAGAGGAGCTTCAGTATATGTACTCGGACCAATGCATCTTATTGTTTCCCGACTTCTCCCATGGAAAGAACGAATTCAGGTTTTACGGGGAGCAGGTGATTGGATGGGTGCCTTGAACATGGCAATGACAATTTATGATGGTCAAGCTCATGGTGTTGTTGACCTTCCTAGAACTCTGGTTGCTGTACAGGAGACCATAATGTCCTACCTGGTTGAGTTGCTATTGTCATATGTAGAGGAAGTATTTTCATATATCTCAGTAGCGTTCTGCAACCAAATTGGAAAAAGGGATCAAGCTGATGACGTAAACAGCAAAAGCAGTTCTATGCACTCTGAAATAAAAGAGCAATACACCCGTGTTGGTGGAGTTGCAGTTGAATTCTGTGTCCATATCAAAAGGACTGACATACTTTTTGATGAAATCTTCTCCAAGTTTGTAGCTGTTCAACAGAGAGGTATTCTCATTTCAGTTTATTTTCGcgtttatgattttttgtaaaCTTCATCAACTTTAAGCTGAAGTTTGGATATCTGGATTACATTTTACTCTATTGATATGAAACAAAAAGGGAAACATCCTTTGGTTTTCATATGCTTATATAGAGGGAAAGTTCATTTTACCATCCATGCACGGTTGAGTTAGAATGGCTTTTTGTAATGTCCAACTGTGTCACATAAACAAGATAAAATACACTTGCCATGTCATTTTATCTTACCGTAACTCATAGCCAGTGTCATGCTCAATCTGGAGTGAATaacatattttcttcttttgaagtgacTGGATTAGTACTTTGACATATGATAGAAGATGGCAATTAAGTTCTAAGTGTGGTGTATCTTTTTTTTGCTTGTCTCAGCTGCAGTTTTGCAGCATTTGCTCCAAGTATGTGCATTGTTCGATAGCTTGTAGCTACATGTgttgtgatttttggcataAAATTAGGATAATGCCGAAATTAGGTTTGTGTTAcctattttgttttggtgtCCTATGTGGGCCTGGATTTGACTTTTTTGGTTAGATTCCTTGCTTGGTGGAGTAATTTTGCTaattacctatttgattaggTTTTGGATTTACGTCCAATTATTAACCAAtaacacatatatattataaatacacacacacatatatagacatatatattatatatatatatatatataaaatagaggatgaaaagcacaatgagcgcacatataacaatgcacgcagacaacacacacatccattatataaaaaataaaaatcagaaaaaaggCAGAGAGACgatagtgcaaggaagaggtatgagGCAGTTAAAACCCTAtgcaaaatttgggtttgggagttaaaaaaaaaaagccctgcTGCCTAGGTGGCTCCGGCGAAGCCTTAcgcccactccctcaaaacagagGCGGCAACCCTCAAGCCCAGCCTTAGAGGGCCCCTAGGCGCACCCTGaggcgagccttttaaaacattgattaTAAGTAGGACCTTAGGGTTAGTTTATTTTGTGTGCCGTCACCATTAGTTTAGAgagtttttctcttttgttatgGGCGGAGGTCACCCTTTGGAGTCATGAGCGTGTGGCAATTTCATGGCTCATTCGTTTTGCGATTTGGTGAGAGTCAATTTGTGAGTTTGAGAGTTAGAGACCAATTTGGGAGAATCTTCTCTATTTGTTCAAGTTCTCTACTcatttggtttagggtttgaaatttgtgggatttgggttaTGAGAGTTAAACACTCTTTTGTAATCTCCGTTTGTTTGATGAAATCCTCGCTGTGTTTCACCTGTGGATGTAGGCTTTATGCCGAACCACATTAATCTCTTGTGTTCTTATTATgagattgtttgtttcttcaatttcgCGGACGACGTGATATTTGGCATTTTGTTAGAATTCGCTTCCATTTGCGCATAAAAGTACAACAACATGCATCTATCACTTTCTTCCATCATTGCATGTTACCAatcaaattttctttataaatgtTGTTAGACACATTTTTGGAGCTGTTGGAGCCTTATATATTGAAGGACATGCTTGGTTCTCTTCCACCTGAGGTAATGCATACTGTTCAAGTATTTTGGCTGTATTGGCAAGTATGTTATACATAATAATGTTATTTCATTTGCCCTTTTcctaagattatgcaagcactGGTAGAGCATTATAGCCGCACAGGGTGGTTACAGCGCGTTGAACAATGTGTCCTTCACATGGATATTTCATCCTTGGATTTCAATCAGGTCTGTGTCTCTCAGATTGTTGCTTATAGTTTTTCATGTTGCTGTATTTGTCTGTCATATTTTTCAGACATGCAGATAATTTGTTATGTTTTATTGTAGGTTGTTAGGTTATGCAGGGAGCACGGGCTGTATAGTGCTCTGGTGTATCTCTTCAATAAAGGATTGGATGATTTCAGGTCACCCTTAGAGGAGCTGTTGGTGGTCTTGCGAAATAGTCAAAGAGAAGGTGCTACTGCCCTTGGGTATGGTTATCTTAATAATGAGTCCTTTGTGTGTTCTAGTTGAGTTTAAATGGTCAATATGTTGTTTATCGTGCTCCCTTAGTTGCTTCTCCTTTCATTTTGCGTGGTCTTTACCCTTTATTATTATCTTACTGAAAGCATATAATCAGTTgtacaacattttttttcttgttactTTTTGGTTGTATATTGTCAGTTTTTGTTTGAGCCTTTCAAGTGGtcttattgtattttttttttcttgtttacaGTTACAGGATGCTGGTTTATTTAAAGTACTG contains the following coding sequences:
- the LOC137733254 gene encoding granule-bound starch synthase 1, chloroplastic/amyloplastic-like, translated to MATISASSFASTSSHVSYGAVSSGSDPKTGFKKMCFGKQTLTHNGLRALNSADELRVRIMPNSVARQTRGKTVNSTRKTSGVIVCGSGMNLVFLGTEVGPWSKTGGLGDVLGGLPPAMAANGHRVMTISPRYDQYKDAWDTEVTVELKVGDNTETVRFFHCYKRGVDRVFVDHPLFLEKVWGKTASKIYGPTAGVDFKDNQLRFSLLCQAALVAPRVLNLNSSKYFSGPYGEEVVFVANDWHTALLPCYLKAIYKPKGVYKTAKVAFCIHNIAYQGRFAFADFALLNLPNEFKSSFDFVDGYDKPVKGRKINWMKAGILESDKVLTVSPYYAEELVSSVEKGVELDNIIRKTGIQGIVNGMDVQEWNPLTDKYTTVKYDASTVADAKPLLKEALQAEVGLPVDRDIPVIGFIGRLEEQKGSDILIEAIPHFIKENVQIIVLGTGKKPMEKQLEQLETEYPDKARGIAKFNVPLAHMITAGADFMLVPSRFEPCGLIQLHAMRYGTVPIVASTGGLVDTVKEGFTGFHMGAFNVECEVVDPADVQAIATTVSRALGTYGTPAFTEIISNCMAQDLSWKGPAKKWEEVLLSLGVANSKPGIEGEEIAPLAKENVATP
- the LOC137733966 gene encoding uncharacterized protein — its product is MTKKLTRFEPQLTMELDLDSFLNSHLSLSDEDDDDDDLSSVPHRTIDEILNDTDSSASSSPSSSSIYRLNSDPKPPEPPNDAVSVPVVKSEDERAVRPRSNLYSRVKSGDLSEDPAGRVPKPSPWLLGGMRTNAKPGAALAAAAAASRSMPTPHAAAIKSRRSTVSGVIQKVLESSELDEKSEVSSNSTGDMTAIGPEVLRTKSNELQVDFGGELLREGGVLGSESKLEQTFRVDQSQVDEASAGNAVEEEKNVSSFDENLTNLDANDVKGTEFSKNVEVVEECKQEIQDLDDNSPRSKESDSEDNDGGGGGKDDGGGKESEDNNGDIGNDSDIGDDDELGSITQLVEERIGELENRRISKKSEKKLRKPLEIAEELEKKQASNALHWEEGAAAQPMRLEGVRRGSTTLGYFNVDANNPITRTLSSPALRRDHGSPQVLAVHNNYIAIGMGRGSILVIPSKYSAHTADSMDAKMLILGLQGERSYAAVTSMCFNQQGDLLLAGYADGHITVWDVQRASAAKIITGEHTAPVVHMLFLGQDSQVTRQFKAVTGDSKGLVLLHSSSVVPLLNRFSIKTQCLLDGQNTGTVLSASPLLFDEFFGGASLSSQGSGAVSGSSIGGMMGGVVGGDAGWKLFNEGSSLVEEGVVVFVTHHTVLVVRLTPTLEVYARLSKPDGVREGSMPCTAWKCTIQSHCSPASSENMPAEVVERVSLLALAWDRKVLVAKLVKSELKVYGKWSLESAAIGVAWLDDQMLVVLTVTGQLCLFAKDGTVIHQTSFSVDGFGGDDLIAYHTHFINIFGNPEKAYHNCVAVRGASVYVLGPMHLIVSRLLPWKERIQVLRGAGDWMGALNMAMTIYDGQAHGVVDLPRTLVAVQETIMSYLVELLLSYVEEVFSYISVAFCNQIGKRDQADDVNSKSSSMHSEIKEQYTRVGGVAVEFCVHIKRTDILFDEIFSKFVAVQQRDTFLELLEPYILKDMLGSLPPEIMQALVEHYSRTGWLQRVEQCVLHMDISSLDFNQVVRLCREHGLYSALVYLFNKGLDDFRSPLEELLVVLRNSQREGATALGYRMLVYLKYCFSGLAFPPGQGTIPPSRLPSLRTELLQFLLEGSDAPNSRSVSSVLPGGEYINLYLLLELDTEATLDVLRCAFVEDEISKSDFSSHDSDMQDGNKLTAQNKNSMVQNTVDSLIRIISKDSSQTDGSPSNDDTGSVVVWPSKKDIDHLFEFIAYYVACGRATVSKSVLSQILEYLTSDNNFPPCVSGDSITSKRREKQVLGLLEVVPETDWDSSYVLELCEKARFYQVCGLIHTSRHQYLAALDCYMKDVEEPIHAFSFINKTLLQLTDKECAAFRSEIITRIPELFYLNREGTFFLVIDHFTIEEGSHILSKLRSHPKSLFLYLKTVIEVHLSGTLDFSSLRKDDLVRVKDQSKAVEAYLERISDFPKLLRSNPVNVTDDMIELYLELLCQYERNSVLKFLETFDSYRVEHCLRLCQKYGITDAASFLLERVGDVGSALLLTLSTLSDKFMKLDTAVASLASSNSARTEHFSNALKLEEVNDINSILHACIGLCQRNTHRLNPDESEALWFRLLDSFCEPLTDSFDAGTVSKGEDVKTTVAKSLDSEEDEMAFIIKWRISKLHKGFHILRRLFSRFIKEIVEGMIGYVRLPTIMSKLLSDNGNQEFGDFKFTILGMLSTYGFERRILDTAKSLIEDDTFYTMSILKKGASHGYAPRSQICCLCDCLLDKNSSSYIRIFNCGHATHLQCEALENGASSSSSASGCPVCMPKKKSQRSRSKSVLPEKSLVKEFLSRPQQTYGTTSHPHESSASENAYGLQQISRFDILTNLQRDRGLVEIENMPQLKLAPPAVYHEKVQKGTVLSPAESSTDLSRIGQQSKTKQLRDLKVRGSSLRLPLKSNIFGNGKEKTSKR